CACCAGAATCGCTATCTGCGTGCGGTTTTCGAGCGCCAGCTTGGCGATGATGCGGCTGATGTGAACCTTGACGGTGGATTCGCTCATGTGCAGGGTGCGGGCGATCTCGGCATTGCCCGCGCCGGTCGCGACCGCCAGCGCCACCTCGCGTTCCCGGTCGGTGAGCTGGTCGAGCCGGGCGAGGGCGTCGGGCTGCTGAGCGCCGGGCCCGGTGGCGAAGGCGGTCAGCATGCGTTTGGTGATGGCCGGGGCGAGGATGGCGTCCCCGGCGGCGACCACCTCGACGGCGCGGGCCAGCTCGCGGGGCGGAGTGTCCTTGAGCAGAAATCCCGCCGCGCCGGATTC
This sequence is a window from Nocardia yunnanensis. Protein-coding genes within it:
- a CDS encoding response regulator — encoded protein: MAGGFVIRVVLLDDEELVRSGIAMILEAGGGIEVVAQDGDGRAVVDLVHRHRPDVVVTDIRMPHVDGLEVTRRVRALPDPPAVVVLTTLGLDEYVYAALESGAAGFLLKDTPPRELARAVEVVAAGDAILAPAITKRMLTAFATGPGAQQPDALARLDQLTDREREVALAVATGAGNAEIARTLHMSESTVKVHISRIIAKLALENRTQIAILVLRAGLA